The Hyalangium gracile genome has a segment encoding these proteins:
- a CDS encoding DUF4139 domain-containing protein: MSTTVTLPVIKVTVLEDRALVERRGEVTLPAGPQRLRVEGLSPLAVDRSLQVSLSGGNIVGARVSRVWKEQPKEGLREHRTELGRRVESLEQAVRVATGDVLRLERRLGVAQAASEDVLRSISERVGAGKAEPDTWREHLATVRAEVGATEEALRQARKREAVAQQRLAEARAALAQGEQPETKLLTSAEMEVNHPTGGAVTVGVAYLVPCAVWRPAYRATLRPVEGGEAVTLECEAVVWQRTEEDWKDVEMAFSTARPTLGAAPPRLVEDRLYLRDKTQQEKQVVEVSIREESIQTTGEGGAKPTSEMPGLDDGGEALTLKAAHRVTLPSDGSPHRVPLFQFTAPATSELVGTPEHSPLVHRVARFENKGPSVLLAGPVDLVRTSGYVGRAQLTFAGVGERVKLGFGSEDALRIARQVETKLDTNRLTGRKTRTHFVKLFLSNTGSRPEQIAIEERMPVSEVEAVEIELLKEKAKPAPAKVSQDGIIRFELPSPARSQQELNFAYTVSSSSKVAGL, encoded by the coding sequence GTGAGCACCACCGTCACGCTTCCCGTCATCAAGGTCACCGTCCTGGAGGACCGCGCGCTCGTGGAGCGCCGAGGCGAGGTGACGCTCCCCGCCGGCCCGCAGCGGCTGCGCGTGGAGGGCCTGTCCCCCCTCGCGGTGGACCGTTCGCTCCAGGTCTCCCTCTCCGGGGGCAACATCGTGGGCGCACGGGTGAGCCGCGTCTGGAAGGAGCAGCCCAAGGAGGGCCTGCGCGAGCACCGCACGGAGCTCGGCCGCCGCGTCGAGTCGCTCGAGCAGGCGGTGCGGGTCGCCACGGGTGACGTGCTGCGCCTGGAGCGCAGGCTGGGCGTGGCGCAGGCCGCGAGCGAGGACGTGCTGCGCTCCATCTCCGAGCGGGTGGGCGCCGGCAAGGCCGAGCCGGACACCTGGCGCGAGCACCTGGCGACGGTGAGGGCGGAGGTGGGCGCGACGGAGGAGGCGTTGCGCCAGGCCCGCAAGCGCGAGGCGGTGGCCCAGCAGCGGCTGGCGGAGGCCCGGGCGGCGCTGGCGCAGGGCGAGCAGCCGGAGACGAAGCTGCTCACCTCGGCGGAGATGGAGGTCAACCACCCCACGGGCGGCGCGGTGACGGTGGGCGTGGCGTACCTGGTGCCGTGCGCCGTGTGGCGGCCGGCCTACCGCGCCACGCTGCGGCCGGTGGAGGGCGGCGAGGCGGTGACGCTGGAGTGCGAGGCGGTGGTGTGGCAGCGCACGGAGGAGGACTGGAAGGACGTGGAGATGGCCTTCTCGACGGCGCGGCCCACGCTGGGGGCCGCCCCGCCGCGGCTGGTGGAGGACCGGCTGTACCTGCGAGACAAGACGCAGCAGGAGAAGCAGGTGGTGGAGGTTTCCATCCGGGAGGAGTCCATCCAGACGACGGGCGAGGGGGGCGCGAAGCCCACCTCGGAGATGCCCGGCCTGGACGACGGCGGCGAGGCGCTGACGCTCAAGGCGGCCCACCGCGTCACCCTGCCCTCGGACGGCTCGCCGCACCGCGTGCCGCTGTTCCAGTTCACCGCGCCGGCCACCTCGGAGCTGGTGGGCACGCCGGAGCACTCGCCGCTGGTGCACCGAGTGGCGCGCTTCGAGAACAAGGGGCCCTCGGTGCTGCTGGCGGGCCCGGTGGATCTGGTGCGCACGAGCGGCTACGTGGGCCGGGCGCAGCTCACCTTCGCCGGCGTGGGCGAGCGGGTGAAGCTGGGCTTCGGCAGCGAGGACGCGCTGCGCATCGCCCGCCAGGTGGAGACGAAGCTGGACACGAACCGCCTCACCGGCCGCAAGACGCGGACGCACTTCGTGAAGCTGTTCCTCTCCAACACCGGCAGCCGGCCCGAGCAGATCGCCATCGAGGAGCGGATGCCGGTGTCCGAGGTGGAGGCGGTGGAGATCGAGCTGCTCAAGGAGAAGGCGAAGCCCGCCCCGGCGAAGGTGAGCCAGGACGGCATCATCCGCTTCGAGCTGCCCTCGCCCGCTCGCTCGCAGCAGGAGCTGAACTTCGCCTACACGGTGTCCAGCTCCTCCAAGGTCGCCGGCCTCTGA
- the sitA5 gene encoding SitA5 family polymorphic toxin: MKPRQLGALLLAWLTACAGTPRGWAGSADRYEAELTAARYELRVLTSEQGQTSPMEVRRESFQQAMRWLIQGMPPFDDAMETSRWLVEGSLQADLLAEVERGRVVRLTPMEDDSPLEVASAAEVKRKYLALCQQEYGGGDCLGLLADGNLLTRNDLRSLGLALSLRQVLRETRVALKEMMSPRALLGMIVWTGCFYLLLWLLPEPVSKAVAASLTLALLAWLPVHSVWSLMDGWGLMVHEVDRATSYEQIEEASGRFSRTMGENTARVLVMLVTAVLAGSTAQFVAKLPKLPGFERAAAWAEAQGLKLAGEVEAVAVAEEGSFTFMVRHPGGRAAVGAAETARMRMGITTVIRHQGGNRQVFFNGQRWHVPAKRSIGEIPAKDPVGDQLQVAAQRVAREWSRGKLTDRQVDAINEARAQGKHLEAHLMERRFRGQWVENMLRAEFRDLRWNRTGVDADDAATGLRYEVLSGTDSNMERHGRRMAEEFFRLITF, from the coding sequence ATGAAACCCCGTCAACTGGGAGCTCTGCTCCTGGCCTGGCTCACCGCCTGTGCCGGTACGCCGCGTGGATGGGCCGGGAGCGCCGACCGGTACGAAGCGGAGCTGACGGCGGCCCGCTACGAGCTGCGAGTGCTCACCTCGGAGCAGGGCCAGACCTCGCCAATGGAAGTGCGCCGAGAGTCCTTCCAGCAAGCGATGCGATGGCTGATTCAAGGCATGCCGCCTTTCGATGATGCCATGGAGACGTCGCGCTGGCTGGTGGAGGGCTCGCTGCAGGCCGACCTCCTGGCGGAGGTGGAGCGCGGACGAGTAGTGCGGTTGACGCCCATGGAGGACGACAGCCCGCTCGAGGTCGCCTCGGCGGCTGAGGTGAAGCGCAAGTACCTCGCCTTGTGTCAGCAGGAGTATGGCGGGGGCGATTGTCTGGGGTTGCTCGCCGATGGGAACCTCCTCACCAGGAATGATCTGCGCTCCCTCGGGCTGGCACTGTCCTTGAGACAAGTGCTCCGGGAGACGCGAGTAGCGCTCAAGGAGATGATGTCTCCGCGGGCGCTCCTCGGGATGATCGTATGGACCGGCTGCTTCTACCTGCTGCTCTGGTTGTTGCCCGAGCCCGTCTCCAAGGCGGTGGCGGCGAGCCTCACGTTGGCGTTGCTGGCATGGCTGCCGGTGCACAGCGTCTGGAGCTTGATGGATGGCTGGGGCCTCATGGTGCACGAGGTGGATCGGGCCACCTCGTATGAACAGATAGAGGAGGCCAGCGGGCGCTTCAGCCGCACGATGGGAGAGAACACCGCGCGAGTGCTGGTCATGCTCGTGACGGCGGTGCTGGCCGGGAGCACGGCGCAGTTCGTCGCGAAGCTCCCGAAGCTGCCGGGCTTCGAGCGAGCGGCAGCGTGGGCCGAGGCGCAGGGCCTGAAGCTGGCGGGGGAGGTGGAGGCGGTTGCGGTGGCCGAGGAGGGGAGCTTCACCTTCATGGTGCGCCATCCCGGAGGCCGCGCTGCTGTTGGGGCGGCAGAGACGGCGCGGATGCGGATGGGCATCACCACCGTCATCCGCCATCAGGGAGGTAACCGGCAGGTCTTCTTCAACGGTCAACGCTGGCACGTCCCTGCCAAACGCTCCATCGGGGAGATACCGGCCAAGGATCCAGTCGGGGACCAGCTCCAGGTGGCGGCCCAACGCGTGGCCAGGGAGTGGAGCCGTGGCAAGTTGACGGATAGGCAGGTTGACGCGATCAATGAGGCCAGAGCCCAGGGCAAGCACCTGGAGGCACACCTCATGGAGCGCAGGTTCCGAGGGCAATGGGTGGAGAACATGCTGAGAGCGGAGTTCAGGGACTTGCGCTGGAACCGGACCGGGGTCGATGCGGATGACGCAGCGACGGGGCTCCGCTACGAGGTGCTCTCGGGAACAGACTCGAACATGGAACGGCACGGTCGACGGATGGCGGAAGAGTTCTTTCGGCTCATCACCTTCTGA
- a CDS encoding pentapeptide repeat-containing protein has product MIQFSDREIENERLVLDSATEVSYLGHELTLRNCTLIIKVPARALVIARTHLIDCTIEAKRQLTNFQWNSAHLKGCRFKGRFIGNDFGAWPERPTEGGIEGCDFTDAYLDGCRFIACDVRTIRFPRWPCFTLFEPVRRWRELSAVPWPGGLGRKVEGFAERLPETAAVTYSAPELAKSYDTTPEAIRAVLEKLDGVEF; this is encoded by the coding sequence ATGATTCAATTCAGCGATCGGGAGATCGAGAACGAACGGCTCGTGTTGGACAGCGCGACCGAGGTCTCCTACCTGGGCCATGAGCTGACGCTGCGGAACTGCACCCTCATCATCAAAGTCCCCGCTCGGGCGCTGGTGATCGCTCGAACCCACCTCATCGACTGCACGATCGAAGCGAAGCGGCAGTTGACAAACTTTCAATGGAACTCCGCCCACTTGAAGGGCTGTCGATTCAAGGGCCGGTTCATTGGCAATGACTTCGGTGCCTGGCCAGAGCGGCCTACCGAGGGGGGGATCGAGGGGTGTGACTTCACGGATGCGTACCTGGATGGCTGCCGGTTCATCGCATGCGATGTCCGAACGATCCGCTTCCCTCGCTGGCCATGCTTTACCCTCTTCGAGCCAGTGCGCAGATGGCGTGAGCTGAGCGCCGTCCCCTGGCCTGGAGGGTTGGGTCGGAAAGTGGAAGGCTTCGCCGAGCGGCTGCCTGAGACGGCGGCTGTCACATACTCGGCGCCGGAGCTCGCGAAGTCGTACGACACCACCCCAGAGGCCATCAGAGCCGTCTTGGAGAAACTGGACGGCGTGGAGTTCTGA
- a CDS encoding alpha-amylase family glycosyl hydrolase has protein sequence MSDTKINRQGRTPAQTPASTKGNASSNAVEPRKETPSAASAKKAATGAVQSKDGFESTARVSKRGTDGFETQAPASRQGVAGPQAPAAVGASQATVAQPQKRIVTFVYDAGPDKALTDVKLKGSWDASGKFSNQWEAGSIPMRSLGNGKWEATVELQDDGLPRNWEWGVTVDGPSGNDQWGLMGEGNLKLDLSKPTASYSPTTYHEMGSQKRGEDISFKLWAPDARAVQVRVTDQEGNTQRIPMQRAENGDWAAEVKGGWKQLEGKSYVYEVVDSTGATSDRPDPYAREMMGEQRGLDRLYLDPVKGREENRYFPGVQELMRFNIDDEEDAHSAYLVFKDADGKPMSKEALLQRIGEMDSTLIDKLHGGKFNDLWSKNIEPDGRIKLTNQGGAWSALVNNPEKLVGLRYEFQVFEQDAQGQLKLRDDANRDGKYSAVERRGSGFNDPWSDLITKESGVSFRGSIITDPTTFQWKHDKAPRETDRNKWVVYQLHAGSFLGEAKNSDRSTIEDLLKKLDYFKELGVNTLELLPTNEVEGSRNWGYLGVNGLASESSLGFEDENGKWVSGPEALKRFIDEAHGKGLNVISDVVYNHVFGDYNGLWNMGGPSNPYFNWSQEPGKYEQRETPWGAVPAYHQPKVKQLFVDHAVQQIAELKFDGLRFDFTEPIKGTGGKDGWEMLREINRQVHFLNPNVWTVAEQFDYDPSLTKPAQSDGTGGGFDAQWYTEYQHRLINDNSKPGLVQAAARGMRTDMDAFVNLLTSPRGLDGWKTALTIISNHDEVGNAQRTMNTAEGNQPTDFPVQWSRDAARFAAGIGFASPGIPMFFQGDEFGAQNDFRWGNPSTWDSDWSWESLGKDWDWKQVTFNDTRKATYERLFELPPRTREQDGAYKGLSAQDKQVFNTLAGMEPARRKEAMLDITQRQQFQFFKDALALRNSSPAFRADAEVNRVYTHNDDSVMAFTRKWGDEEYLVVGSLNRQDLNGYKMPLPPGNWKEVLNSDAQAYGGENFGNFGATLNGGGATPVNIPSAGYVVFKKV, from the coding sequence ATGAGCGACACCAAGATCAACCGCCAGGGCCGGACCCCCGCCCAGACGCCGGCTTCAACGAAGGGCAACGCCTCCTCGAATGCCGTGGAGCCGCGCAAGGAGACGCCGTCAGCGGCCTCGGCGAAGAAGGCGGCCACCGGAGCGGTGCAGAGCAAGGACGGCTTCGAGTCCACCGCCCGGGTGAGCAAGCGGGGCACGGACGGCTTCGAGACCCAGGCGCCCGCCTCCCGGCAGGGCGTGGCGGGCCCCCAGGCCCCGGCGGCGGTGGGTGCCTCCCAGGCCACGGTGGCCCAGCCGCAGAAGCGCATCGTCACCTTCGTCTACGACGCCGGGCCCGACAAGGCGCTCACGGACGTGAAGCTGAAGGGCAGCTGGGACGCCTCCGGCAAGTTCAGCAACCAGTGGGAGGCCGGCTCCATCCCCATGCGCTCGCTGGGCAACGGCAAGTGGGAGGCCACGGTGGAGCTGCAGGATGACGGCCTGCCGCGTAACTGGGAGTGGGGCGTCACCGTGGACGGCCCCAGCGGCAACGATCAGTGGGGCCTGATGGGCGAGGGCAACCTCAAGCTGGACCTCAGCAAGCCCACGGCCTCCTACTCTCCGACGACGTACCACGAGATGGGCTCGCAGAAGCGCGGCGAGGACATCTCCTTCAAGCTCTGGGCGCCGGACGCGCGCGCGGTGCAGGTGAGGGTGACGGACCAGGAGGGCAACACCCAGCGCATCCCCATGCAGCGGGCGGAGAACGGCGACTGGGCCGCCGAGGTGAAGGGCGGCTGGAAGCAGCTCGAGGGCAAGTCCTACGTCTACGAGGTGGTGGACTCCACGGGCGCCACGAGCGACCGGCCGGACCCGTACGCCCGGGAGATGATGGGCGAGCAGCGCGGCCTCGACCGGCTGTACCTGGACCCGGTGAAGGGCCGCGAGGAGAACCGCTACTTCCCCGGCGTGCAGGAGCTGATGCGCTTCAACATCGACGACGAGGAGGACGCCCACAGCGCCTACCTGGTCTTCAAGGACGCGGACGGCAAGCCGATGAGCAAGGAGGCGTTGCTGCAGCGCATCGGCGAGATGGACTCGACGCTGATCGACAAGCTGCACGGCGGCAAGTTCAACGACCTGTGGTCGAAGAACATCGAGCCGGACGGCCGCATCAAGCTGACGAACCAGGGGGGCGCCTGGTCGGCGCTGGTGAACAACCCCGAGAAGCTGGTGGGGCTGCGCTACGAGTTCCAGGTGTTCGAGCAGGACGCGCAGGGCCAGCTCAAGCTGCGCGACGACGCCAACCGGGACGGCAAGTACAGCGCGGTGGAGCGCCGGGGCTCGGGCTTCAATGATCCGTGGAGCGACCTCATCACCAAGGAGAGCGGCGTGTCCTTCCGCGGCTCCATCATCACGGATCCGACGACGTTCCAGTGGAAGCACGACAAGGCGCCGCGCGAGACGGACCGCAACAAGTGGGTGGTGTACCAGCTGCACGCGGGCAGCTTCCTGGGCGAGGCGAAGAACTCGGACCGCTCCACCATCGAGGACCTGCTGAAGAAGCTGGACTACTTCAAGGAGCTGGGCGTCAACACGCTGGAGCTGCTGCCCACCAACGAGGTGGAGGGCAGCCGCAACTGGGGCTACCTGGGCGTCAACGGCCTGGCGTCGGAGAGCTCGCTGGGCTTCGAGGACGAGAACGGCAAGTGGGTGAGCGGCCCCGAGGCGCTCAAGCGCTTCATCGACGAGGCGCACGGCAAGGGGCTCAACGTCATCTCGGACGTCGTCTACAACCACGTGTTCGGCGACTACAACGGCCTGTGGAACATGGGCGGCCCCAGCAACCCGTACTTCAACTGGTCGCAGGAGCCGGGCAAGTACGAGCAGCGGGAGACGCCGTGGGGCGCGGTGCCGGCGTACCACCAGCCCAAGGTGAAGCAGCTCTTCGTGGACCACGCGGTGCAGCAGATCGCCGAGCTGAAGTTCGACGGCCTGCGCTTCGACTTCACCGAGCCCATCAAGGGCACCGGCGGCAAGGACGGCTGGGAGATGCTCCGGGAGATCAACCGCCAGGTGCACTTCCTGAACCCCAACGTGTGGACGGTGGCGGAGCAGTTCGACTACGACCCGTCGCTGACGAAGCCGGCGCAGTCGGACGGCACGGGCGGCGGCTTCGACGCGCAGTGGTACACCGAGTACCAACACCGGCTGATCAACGACAACAGCAAGCCGGGCCTGGTGCAGGCGGCGGCGCGCGGCATGCGCACGGACATGGACGCGTTCGTGAACCTGCTCACCAGCCCGCGCGGGCTGGACGGGTGGAAGACGGCGCTGACGATCATCTCCAACCACGACGAGGTGGGCAACGCGCAGCGGACGATGAACACGGCCGAGGGCAACCAGCCCACGGACTTCCCGGTGCAGTGGTCGCGCGACGCGGCGCGGTTCGCGGCGGGCATCGGCTTCGCGTCGCCGGGCATCCCGATGTTCTTCCAGGGCGATGAGTTCGGCGCGCAGAACGACTTCCGGTGGGGCAACCCGTCCACGTGGGACAGCGACTGGAGCTGGGAGTCGCTGGGCAAGGACTGGGACTGGAAGCAGGTGACGTTCAACGACACGCGGAAGGCCACCTACGAGCGGCTCTTCGAGCTGCCGCCGCGCACGCGCGAGCAGGACGGGGCGTACAAGGGCCTGTCGGCGCAGGACAAGCAGGTGTTCAACACCCTGGCGGGCATGGAGCCGGCGCGGCGCAAGGAGGCGATGCTGGACATCACCCAGCGGCAGCAGTTCCAGTTCTTCAAGGACGCGCTCGCGCTGCGCAACTCGAGCCCGGCGTTCCGCGCGGACGCCGAGGTGAACCGGGTGTACACGCACAACGACGACTCGGTGATGGCGTTCACCCGCAAGTGGGGGGACGAGGAGTACCTGGTCGTCGGCAGCCTGAACCGGCAGGACCTGAACGGCTACAAGATGCCGCTGCCGCCGGGGAACTGGAAGGAAGTGCTGAACAGCGACGCCCAGGCGTACGGCGGCGAGAACTTCGGCAACTTCGGCGCCACGCTGAACGGGGGAGGGGCGACGCCGGTGAACATCCCCTCCGCGGGCTACGTGGTGTTCAAGAAGGTGTAG
- a CDS encoding DUF4139 domain-containing protein, whose translation MLVVPAVLDAVTVHADGALCTRVATLAAENGRLPTQVRINGLPLGLTTGSLRASILQGPAGLAVRDIRPSFDVQLPPEPDVPVEQRALEEAQEALARISTQLQQVNQELEALRRLGPSFPKPRTGDEPREASPKALLALGGFLDEELAALHARRLELDRQHRDAVAEVTLRQRRLQEGSSSVRGQRAVLYRAALITLSEPGAAGEARLALEYAVRGARWVPGYELRMPRSLDGGTLRMRASVVQRTGEDWRNVKLSLSTAELNRRADVPELKALRIGRRQPPPARSGWREPPPGLDELFAGYDAAGSPAPPPPSAVAIVSKPMGAVRDRTSTGEIPRMEPVPQAAFAPPAQVALPEPFDEDAAAPEMDEAPPEMEEMTRSAPMKKKSGGFFGAAPGAPPPPPPAPSAAAPMRRPMAKGGGGMTRSQSSGLQKERRSMDLSSDEGAPPMSAWAEESDSLGAYGGAPPMEPEPPAGLEPEGSLLDYDSLRLAPASQRGLRGKLQPAPTAFAQELFALTAVHIQVDIVSLLAVRQQSMNDVYHLPTPTWAVAPRVSSPFFDYRYDVETRMDLPSDGAWHTVSVFSAPVGLVAEYLCVPSMEPQVFRTVKVENRTPHALLAGPVDVTLGDEFLMTSPLPTLAPGATQRLGLGVEESIKVSRNTRFDEASGGVFGGSAVLTHRVSVEVANRLGRPATVEIRERVPVVPKDEKDIKVEEAEVRPPWRAPEPLPGDTPVDGERAWRVTVQAGEKQSLDATWVVRIPSSKMLRGGNRRT comes from the coding sequence ATGCTCGTTGTCCCGGCCGTCCTGGACGCGGTGACGGTCCACGCTGACGGCGCGCTCTGCACCCGTGTGGCGACACTCGCGGCCGAGAATGGCCGACTGCCCACGCAGGTGCGCATCAATGGCCTGCCGCTGGGGCTCACCACCGGCTCGCTGCGCGCATCCATCCTTCAAGGCCCCGCCGGGCTCGCCGTCCGGGACATCCGCCCCAGCTTCGATGTCCAGCTCCCGCCCGAGCCCGACGTGCCAGTGGAGCAGCGCGCCCTCGAGGAGGCTCAAGAGGCGCTCGCCCGCATCTCCACCCAGCTCCAGCAGGTGAATCAGGAGCTGGAGGCCCTGCGGCGGCTCGGGCCCTCCTTCCCGAAGCCCAGGACGGGCGACGAGCCCCGCGAGGCGTCCCCCAAGGCCCTCCTGGCCCTCGGCGGCTTCCTCGACGAGGAGCTGGCGGCCCTCCACGCCCGGAGGCTGGAGCTGGATCGCCAGCACCGAGACGCGGTGGCGGAGGTGACGCTGCGCCAGCGGCGGCTGCAGGAGGGCTCGTCCTCCGTGCGCGGCCAGCGCGCGGTGCTGTACCGCGCCGCCCTCATCACCCTGTCGGAGCCCGGCGCGGCGGGCGAGGCACGGCTCGCGCTCGAGTACGCGGTGCGCGGGGCGCGCTGGGTGCCAGGGTACGAGCTTCGGATGCCGCGCTCGCTCGACGGCGGGACGCTGCGGATGCGCGCCTCCGTCGTCCAGCGCACCGGCGAGGACTGGCGCAACGTGAAGCTGTCCCTGTCCACCGCGGAGCTGAACCGCCGCGCGGACGTGCCAGAGCTCAAGGCCCTGCGCATCGGCCGGCGCCAGCCTCCTCCGGCGCGCTCGGGCTGGCGTGAGCCCCCGCCCGGGCTGGATGAGCTCTTCGCTGGCTATGACGCCGCGGGCAGCCCAGCGCCGCCCCCTCCTTCCGCCGTGGCCATCGTCTCCAAGCCCATGGGCGCCGTTCGCGACCGGACCAGTACCGGGGAGATTCCTCGGATGGAGCCGGTTCCCCAGGCGGCCTTCGCTCCCCCTGCACAGGTGGCCCTCCCCGAGCCCTTCGACGAGGACGCGGCAGCGCCCGAGATGGACGAGGCACCGCCCGAGATGGAGGAGATGACCCGCTCCGCGCCGATGAAGAAGAAGTCGGGAGGCTTCTTCGGAGCCGCCCCCGGCGCGCCGCCGCCCCCTCCTCCCGCTCCCTCGGCCGCGGCCCCCATGCGCCGCCCCATGGCCAAGGGAGGTGGAGGCATGACTCGCTCGCAGAGCTCCGGCCTCCAGAAGGAGCGGCGGTCCATGGACCTGTCGAGCGACGAGGGAGCTCCCCCGATGAGCGCGTGGGCCGAGGAGAGCGACTCCCTGGGCGCCTACGGCGGAGCACCTCCGATGGAGCCGGAGCCCCCAGCGGGACTCGAGCCCGAAGGCAGCCTGCTGGACTACGACTCGCTGCGGCTGGCTCCCGCGAGCCAGCGCGGCCTGCGAGGCAAGCTCCAGCCGGCCCCCACCGCGTTCGCCCAGGAGCTGTTCGCGCTGACGGCGGTTCACATCCAGGTGGACATCGTCTCGCTGCTCGCCGTGCGCCAGCAGAGCATGAACGACGTCTATCACCTGCCCACGCCCACCTGGGCCGTGGCGCCCCGCGTGTCCTCTCCGTTCTTCGACTACCGCTATGACGTGGAGACGCGGATGGACCTGCCCTCGGATGGCGCGTGGCACACGGTGTCGGTGTTCTCCGCGCCGGTGGGGCTCGTCGCCGAGTACCTCTGCGTGCCCTCCATGGAGCCGCAGGTGTTCCGCACGGTGAAGGTGGAGAACCGCACGCCGCACGCGCTGCTCGCCGGCCCGGTGGACGTGACGCTGGGGGACGAGTTCCTGATGACGTCTCCCCTGCCCACGCTGGCCCCGGGCGCCACGCAGCGGCTGGGGCTGGGCGTCGAGGAGTCCATCAAGGTGTCTCGCAACACGCGCTTCGACGAGGCCTCGGGCGGTGTGTTCGGCGGCTCGGCCGTGCTCACGCACCGCGTCTCGGTGGAGGTGGCCAACCGCCTGGGCCGACCGGCGACGGTGGAGATCCGCGAGCGAGTGCCCGTGGTGCCCAAGGACGAGAAGGACATCAAGGTGGAGGAGGCGGAGGTCCGCCCGCCCTGGCGCGCGCCGGAGCCGCTGCCGGGAGACACTCCCGTGGACGGCGAGCGGGCGTGGCGGGTGACGGTGCAGGCCGGAGAGAAGCAGTCGCTGGACGCAACGTGGGTCGTGCGGATTCCCTCGAGCAAGATGCTCCGGGGCGGAAACCGGAGGACGTAA